Within Sorghum bicolor cultivar BTx623 chromosome 2, Sorghum_bicolor_NCBIv3, whole genome shotgun sequence, the genomic segment TCTATTTAGTTGTGATAATTTTATTAGTTATTGATCAGATATGGTTCTTTTCATCTATATACACACATTAATTGTTGATGTTTcgtagcatcaactagtaaattTATAGTCATGTGTATGACTTCAGATGGTGATTAGTGCTCAAAGGCTCATGATTCATACTGGTTCAGGCAACGCGCCCTATGTCAGTTGATGCTCGATCATATTCCTGAACACAAGGACTCAATGTTTGTAGTAGCCAATAGGGGTTACAAAGTAGAGGTGAAAGAGATAGCATTGTAGTTCTAGCGACTAAGGGTGGTATTCAAAGAGCTAGAAGGGCAGTACTGTTCTCCCCTTATAGAGCTTTGAGGGGCCATGTTTCCAAGGAATAGGGAAAAGGGGTGTGTTGGGGGAGGTGGGGGGTTGCTTCATTCTGCCCTCCTATGGGCTCCACGACCACCAGTGGGGACCTTTGGTGCAGGCCCTACCTTAGCTAGGTTCCCCTTgtttcaagctttgataaattaTTAAGAGAATTGTCTTAGCTGGGTTCCCAGTGTCGCCCCCACTCCTCGAGCTAGCCTGCACGTCCACGGGCACAGCCCAAACCCTTTTTTCTTGCTTACCATGCATGTTAATCACATGATAATCAAGCCCAATTACCAATGGTGAACCCAAATTAAACAATCACAATTAATAAAATTTGCATGTCCCATTTACGCTCATAGATTCAATTCACGCAGCCCATTTACATCCATACAAAAAAACAATTCACAAGGCCCAACATTCATCAGCACTCAACAGGAAAACTCACCATCCTAATAATCTGTATAATCCTataagagtgcatcggtaggaTCATAAACATTGGACTTTGTACCTCTTCCAGTTTTATAGACGGTTGGTCCCTCTTTTCGGAAACAAGGTAAGGTAAGGTGCAGGGACGGAGCCAACGCTCGGGCAGGGCGGGCTCGAGCCCCCCCTACCGCTGGCGTGTACATAGAGCTCCCCGAAGCCCCTCAAGAAAATTTCACgtatttatatgtagaataggaAGGGCTGACATATTTTGGGCTAATTTATATGATCTATTATCTTCTAAATTCATAATTTTGAGGTCCATATATATTTGATTAACCAATTTTATCTATTTCTCTAGATTGCTATTTTGGACAAATAATGTGTGTCAACATCAGGTGCCGTTTATTAGCTTCGTAAATCGTAGTTGGACCTTTCGGTATGAGTGAACtgtatcttttattttttcatgatatattttataaattttatcATTAATCAATGTTTCCAATATAAGAGTTTTAAGCTATGATATATTTGTCTATTGTTGTGGTCATAGTAGAGCTAAGTCGTCGTAAGATTTTTGTTCAGCCCCCCCTAAACTTTTTTCTGGCTTCGTCTCTGGTAAGGTGGAATGTAGtttatttgaatttcttttgaaaaaaaatctcCATGAATTAATAGGCCCTAAGTAAAGTGAGTTGGTTGTTGGGCCAGTTGGGCCCAGCTTCTACTATGTAGGTTCCCTCGCTCCTCAAttcctaaaaaaataaaaatcaggGAAAAGGTTactagaaagaaagaaaaatttGTGAATCTAAATAACATAAGTCGATGTCGTTTGCTAGGAACGAGCAGATGCTTGTGAAACGGCGAAAAGGGCCGTCGCATTCATCGGAAAGGCTAGCTAGCAATGGATGATCGATGTGGATTGCATCATCGTCTAACTAGGGGCACTGCGGCTTGCACATCGCCAACAGCATAACACAAATGAACACTTCTTGTCTTGTTATTGATCCACCAAAGTTTAACAACTTTGTTCTTGTTGCGCATCCATATCGCTTTTAATTATTTTGCTTGCTTAGTAAATAAGTGCCCCTGCCGGCCGCTAGCTACTTCAATTCTTGCATTGGAAGAGGCagatgatatatgtatatatattacaCTGAAGAAGAATACCAGCAGAGCAACAGCTAGCCGGGCctttagctagctagctagccgaAGAATCCGGTCTTGCTCCAGACGGCGTCGCGCACGCGTGTGATGTCGCGGCCCTTGAGCGTCCGCCCGGCGCCCTCCAGCACCGACGCCCCTCCTGCTCCGCACCACCGCCGCTGCAGGTACTCGTGCGGAGGCACCCACTCGAGGTCGCCGCCGTCATAATCCGGCAAAGTGGCGGCGGGCCACTCGGGGACGCTGACCGGCGCCGAGTGCCGCGCGGGCGCGGCCTCGAACGCGAGCGACAGGCCGTACGCTGGGTCTGGGCGACGATGATGCACCAGGGCGCCGCCGTCCCGGTGGTGCTGGTTATTGTCGTTGGTGGTGACAGCCGACCAGACGTCCTCCTCGTCCAGGTCGGCGAGGTGGTCGGCCACGGCGGCGGAGGCAGAGACGTCGTGCCGGGCCGCCGCCGGGTGGAGGAGGCGCTCTGACGACGATGATCCGAAGAATCCAACGCCACCACGGTTACCGTAGTAGCTGCTGCGGCCCCTACTACCCATCGTCAACGAGACTACCGGCGGGGCGGGCGCGCGGCAGCAGAGGAGAGACCGATCGAGACAGGAGCAGCAGCGCCAGCGCCAGCAAGCTCACATATATACACGGCTGCTctgggctgggctgggctgcCGTGGGATTCCGTTAGTTGGGTGGGACACAGGCCCAACACGAACAGGTCACCAGCGACGTTTCCGGACCCACCGCCCACGTGGGCGCGTGGCCCGCCAACCTGGCCTGGTCTGCTCTAGTGTGCCGTCACACACGTGCCTCCCTATCCAACTGTGCCATATGCTGCTACGTTAACGTTATCGTATAATTtcgggcctcgtttagttcctggaaaatttttcagattctccgtcatatcaaatctttaaacgtatgcatggagtttgatcggaattgacgagacgaatcttttgagcctagttagtctataattggacaatatttgtcaaatacaaatgaaagtgttactattcctattttgtaaaaaaatttggaagtaaacaaggcctcggtcaAACTTAAGGGCATTTCCAATGTAAAAATTATTGTggtttctatagatattaattgtAGTGCAATCTAAGcactttgctgatgtggcaagagggttattgaagagagagagagagagagcgcaaaaattatagaaactgggtctaagttagaaactatATCTGCATAAAattcaagacatgaagtgatatgattggctaaAAATAGAGAAAGAATGAatttgattggataaaaaatattttatagaaactatctattgggatcatagtttctatatataatgtctataaaaattaaaacatataaaagctatatatagtttctagcattgggagtgtCCTAACTCTCTAAGATTGTTAGAATACtgtcttaagtttgaccaatattatagagagaattataaaaaattatgatataaaataaatatactatgaaaatgtaattaataaagaatctaatagtatttagttggtataataaatattatttatttatcatatattttttattaaatttaaGATGATTTGATTTTTCTACATTCTtagaatatcttataatttggggatGGCGGAGGTAATGGCATGGGGCGAGACTCGAGAGACCCTAGCTATAGCCAGCTGAAAATGGGAGCTACACGACGCGTGTATGCAGTATATCCAGCCAAAAGTAAAATTCAGACATTTTCGATCGTGGCTAGCTACCTCCAAAATGCTTGCATTGCATGGTCTCCTATTCCTTGTGTGTCATGTACGTCAGTTGCGCGTTCACATCATCAAGCTAAACTGCTACCAGAAATATTTCAACGACGTTGGAATATATGTGTACAATAGGGATCGATCGGTGTCATTGTCTTGCAGGACAGCCATGTAAAAGATATTCATTATTATGCTATACATCAACATATATGCGTGTGACGGAGAGGGATCCGCCGGCTAGATACTACTCTCGTCATATTctccatgaaggagtatataCTACTCTATGTCCGTTCAAATCTTCACTATTATAAAaataattttgcaaaataatatTCTTTTATTAATCGAGACGGTCATACAATCTAGTCATCTCATAAAGTGTTTAACAATTAATGTAAGCGATTAAAATTGCTCGTCTTGTAAAATCGGTTTAAAAAGGTGGTAAAAAAAATGCCTCCTAAATTAGATTTATGAAAACGAGCCTTTAAGAGGCTTGTCTCGGAAAATATACACGAGGGCAAGCAAAAGCTCATATCCAATTCACTTATCGTGCTTACATATAATCTGAAGTTAGGGTTCCAGCTCACTCTCCAACTCTCACTTCTCTCTCCCTCGGTCGCCCACCTGAGCATCAGCCAAATCCAGTAACCGCAAGTAGGTCTCTCAGACAGGTCAGATCCAACAAGCAGGCATGGAGCCCAATGGAGGACGGCTAGATCTCAACAATGGGCTGTTttccatctcctccacctcTATATCTAGCGACGGGAGGGCGAATCTCGATGCACGTGGTCTAGGTTCCGACGAACGGTTATGGCCATAGCGGTATATACACGGACAAAGCAACTGTCTCCATAGATCACCATTAATGGTGGCCTTCGATTGGAGGCGGTTGCAATCACTACTACCAAAAATCTTTTACGAGGCGTTTTGAAACAGGCCTTCGAGGCGGGCAGCATTTTCAATCGCCTTGGTTAATGGtaggcattaaccgaggcggtcatTTTTTAATAACCGAGGCGGTTGCTAGAAACCGCCTTGCAAAatcgattaaccgaggcggacaCGTTAAAATACCCGCCATGGTTAATaatgattaaccgaggcggtcgtCTTAAGACAACCGCCTTGGTAaatcattaaccgaggcggacaTTGTAAAGAAACTGCCTCGGTAAATCAGCCCAGCACTCAGACGCACTCAGGCCCATGTCGgcgccccctcccctctcccatCCCGTCGCCCCTACCTTcccttcccctcccctcccaGCGATCCCTCCCCTCTCCCATCCCGTCGCCCCTACCTTcccttcccctcccctcccaGCGATCCCTCCCCTCTCCCATCCCGTCGCCCCTACCTTCCCTTCTCCTCCCCTCTCCCAGCGACCCCTCCCCTCCCTTCTCTCCTGACGACTCGCGCGAGGAGGAGCCCTACGCGGCGGGCTAGAGCAGAGCCCCGACGAGGAGGACGACAGGAGCCTCGGTGAGTT encodes:
- the LOC8081577 gene encoding uncharacterized protein LOC8081577, encoding MGSRGRSSYYGNRGGVGFFGSSSSERLLHPAAARHDVSASAAVADHLADLDEEDVWSAVTTNDNNQHHRDGGALVHHRRPDPAYGLSLAFEAAPARHSAPVSVPEWPAATLPDYDGGDLEWVPPHEYLQRRWCGAGGASVLEGAGRTLKGRDITRVRDAVWSKTGFFG